A genomic region of Venturia canescens isolate UGA chromosome 7, ASM1945775v1, whole genome shotgun sequence contains the following coding sequences:
- the LOC122414003 gene encoding uncharacterized protein, with the protein MRLFFCVNFFIYFALFAGLETISGFSIENYFYESNENDDYDDDYEYPEINGGITLEVRTDKSNQLKTNSESKKMKKQMHDQPAEEDSDCIQSFLQNVVDIFKLLDFLGDSEEEDDPQDEVSLTTLSPVVKTTSHKTAENISTTKASQVTTAKIPEVSSTTANSVNDVTTAIPQNGTTPDKKKL; encoded by the exons ATGAGGCTATTTTTTtgtgtaaatttttttatatatttcgcGCTGTTTGCCGGCTTAGAAACGATAAGCGGATTTTCtatcgaaaattatttttacgaatcgaacgAAAACGATGATTACGACGATGATTATGAATATCCTGAGATCAACGGCGGTATCACTTTGGAAGTACGGACTGACAAATCGAATCAACTCAAAACGAATTCGgagtcaaaaaaaatgaaaaagcagaTGCACGACCAACCGGCCGAGGAAGACAGTGATTGTATCCAAAGTTTTCTCCAAAACGTTGTTGATATTTTCAAGTTACTCGATTTTCTTGGTGACAGCGAGGAAGAAGACGATCCTCAGG ATGAAGTTTCATTGACGACCCTTTCTCCAGTCGTTAAAACCACATCGCACAAAACAGCCGAAAATATTTCTACGACAAAAGCGTCACAAGTAACAACAGCTAAAATTCCAGAAGTATCAAGTACAACGGCTAATTCGGTTAACGATGTAACTACGGCTATACCACAAAATGGCACGACTCCGGACAAAAAAAAGCTCTAA